One Gemmatimonadaceae bacterium DNA segment encodes these proteins:
- the rlmN gene encoding 23S rRNA (adenine(2503)-C(2))-methyltransferase RlmN, producing MTDPINLLDLTPAAAAATLRDAMEALGQPAYRAAQVLRRLWVNPAPDFAAMRELPPSLREALAARFTLPRLTLAVRQASTDGTEKFLFTLADGQSIETVAIPDGDRMTFCLSSQAGCALACAFCATGVMGFQRNLAVHEIAGQVRELALLDPPVRASNIVFMGMGEPLMNWRAVDPALTILNAPEGFGIGARHITVSTVGVLPGIVALGERPEQFRLAISIHAPNDALRQELMPVNTKFPLADVIAAAATFDRRVTFEYVMLGGVNDRRTHAQQLAALARDCKAFVNLIPLHPGGGLGFEPTPRDGIHQFATMIRDAGVEVAIRRSRGLDISAACGQLRVEKLGRRRIASPS from the coding sequence GTGACCGACCCAATCAACCTCCTCGACCTGACCCCGGCCGCAGCCGCGGCGACGCTGCGCGACGCGATGGAGGCGCTCGGTCAGCCGGCCTACCGTGCCGCTCAGGTGCTGCGACGGCTGTGGGTGAACCCGGCGCCCGATTTCGCCGCCATGCGCGAACTGCCGCCGTCGCTGCGGGAGGCGCTCGCCGCGCGCTTCACGCTCCCGCGGCTGACGCTCGCCGTGCGCCAGGCATCGACCGACGGCACCGAGAAGTTCCTCTTCACGCTCGCCGACGGCCAGTCGATCGAGACGGTCGCCATTCCCGACGGCGACCGGATGACGTTCTGCCTCTCGTCACAGGCCGGCTGCGCGCTGGCCTGTGCCTTCTGTGCCACGGGTGTGATGGGGTTCCAGCGGAACCTCGCGGTGCACGAGATCGCCGGTCAGGTGCGGGAACTGGCGCTGCTCGACCCGCCCGTGCGGGCGTCGAACATCGTGTTCATGGGTATGGGCGAGCCGCTCATGAACTGGCGCGCCGTGGACCCGGCGCTGACGATCCTCAATGCCCCCGAGGGGTTCGGGATCGGCGCCCGCCACATCACGGTGAGCACCGTCGGCGTGCTTCCCGGCATCGTCGCGCTCGGTGAGCGCCCGGAGCAGTTCCGGCTCGCCATCTCGATCCATGCCCCGAACGACGCGCTGCGCCAGGAGCTGATGCCGGTGAACACGAAGTTCCCGCTGGCCGACGTGATCGCTGCCGCCGCGACCTTCGACCGCCGCGTCACGTTCGAGTACGTGATGCTCGGCGGCGTGAACGACCGGCGGACCCACGCACAGCAGCTCGCCGCCCTGGCGCGGGACTGCAAGGCGTTCGTGAACCTGATCCCGTTGCACCCTGGTGGCGGACTCGGGTTCGAGCCGACGCCGCGCGACGGCATCCATCAGTTCGCGACGATGATCCGCGATGCCGGTGTGGAGGTGGCCATCCGCCGCAGCCGCGGCCTGGACATCAGCGCCGCCTGCGGGCAGCTGCGCGTGGAGAAGCTCGGCCGCAGGCGCATCGCGTCACCATCCTGA
- a CDS encoding LytR C-terminal domain-containing protein translates to MTRGRQLLLGGFALAVIAVGVFGARRFTQRDSIVATGDTTSAPQGQRVLVEVLNASGVAGLARRATFLIRDRGFDVVTYGTDPGGRRSGTVVVDYSNKPEAAERMARVLGGAQVERGRDSLDRGLDLTVKLGTSYRPPADAFHP, encoded by the coding sequence ATGACGCGTGGCCGGCAGTTGTTGCTGGGCGGCTTCGCGCTTGCCGTGATCGCGGTCGGTGTGTTCGGTGCGCGCCGCTTCACGCAGCGCGACTCCATCGTTGCGACCGGCGACACCACCAGCGCGCCGCAGGGGCAGCGGGTGCTGGTCGAGGTGCTCAATGCCAGCGGCGTCGCCGGGCTCGCACGACGTGCCACGTTCCTGATCCGCGACCGCGGCTTCGACGTCGTCACCTACGGCACCGATCCGGGCGGGCGGCGAAGCGGGACCGTCGTCGTGGACTACAGCAACAAGCCGGAGGCTGCCGAACGGATGGCGCGCGTGCTCGGCGGCGCGCAGGTGGAGCGTGGGCGCGACTCGCTCGACCGGGGACTGGACCTCACGGTGAAACTCGGCACGTCGTATCGCCCACCAGCCGACGCGTTCCATCCCTGA